The nucleotide sequence TTTTTAAAAAAGTTATATTTATCAATTGTATAGGTTACCTTTTAAATATTGGTTTAGCGTTTTTGTTAATTGTGAACGGTGGTTTAAAAGGTGCTATGTTGCAAATTATTGTAACGCCATTTTTTATAGCTTTTTTGTCGGTTTTTGTCGTTCGAAAATATTTTAAAGAATACAATTTATTTACTTTTAAATACTTTGATAAGGATATAGCCAAAAATTTTCTTGATTTTTCATTAATGAACGTATGTAGTTCGTTGCTAACACCTGTTTCGTTTATTCTTGTACGAAGTTTTATTGTAAATCACTTGGATACAACAGAAGCCGGAATTTGGAGTTCGGTTGTAAGGCTTTCAGGGTTTTATATGCTGTTTATTTCGTCGTTATGTAGCTTGTACTTTTTTCCGAAACTTTCTAAAGATTTAAAACCCGATGGTCAAAAAAAAGTAATTGTTGAATATTTTGTAAAGTTTGTCCCCATTGTTTTAGTAGGACTTTTATTTTGTTTTATTTTACAAAAATACATTGTTTTGTTAGTTTATAATGATGCTTTTTTAGCAATAACCAACGTTTTTTATTTACAGCTAATTGCAGATCTTATAAAAACGTGTTCCATTATTTTTGGATACTATCTTATTGTTCATCAAAAAACAAAATATTTTATTCTTTTTGAGTTTATATCAACCGGATTGTATATTGGGTTATCGTTTATTTTTATTTCAACTTACGGATTAAAAGGTAGTTATTTTGCATTGATTGCATCGCTGATTGTCTATCTTTTTATAACGGCTATTTGTTTTAAAAAAAGGAATGTTTAAATTTTAAATTGGTATTTTTCAATGTAATGTTCTTTTCATTTGTTTTATTTTTAACCTTAATTGTGATAAAAGGGCAAGATATATTCTTTTTGGAAAATTTATACTATTTAAAATTTTGTCTTGAATAGTAACGGTGTCAATTGATATGTTTTGCACGTTAAAATCATTAATGTCAATCGAAATCTTTTTTAATGCCGTGTTAAAAATATTTAAGTAATTGCTGTCGTGAATATATTGAAGCCATAAAGGTTGCTCATTGTAAAATATATATTTTTTGAGTTATACACTTAGTATCTGTTTAAGTCTTTTTTCTACAATTACAATCAAAGAAATGGCACTGGCTATTAAAACAGCTAATCCTAAAATTGCATGCTGATCATTACTTAAATTTAGATAAGGTCTATAAAAAGATAAAACTACTAACAACAGACCAATTACACTCATAATTTTAGCACTGTATTTTTGTGCAAAATCCCATTTGGTTTGATTTTCCATTGAACTTGCTGTTCTGTAACCATATAAACTATTGATTTTTTTTGGTGGAAATATATTCATAATAATTCCTACTATATAAAATATCACACCAACATGTAACAGCATTGGATTGGTAATTTCTAAAATTTTATCCATAGTATTTATTTTTGCTTTTTTTGAGATTGAATTACACTATAACTAATAATTATTACTGCAATGATTCCTGAAATTGGAAGAAACCAAACACCCAGACTTTTATTCTTTTCTAAAGCAATTTGTATGGTTTTATAATCAATAAAAATAAAAATTAATAAAACGAACAAATTAAGCGTTTGCATAAATCGCATTGCATTTTTGTACTGAGCTTCTACATTTTCTGATGTAATGGTTTCTGAATAATTAAAGGTGTGCGGCTTTTTAGCTAATATAGTTAGTACAATAAATAAAATTGTTGCGATTATTGGTAATAAGAAAATTGTTATTTTGTGTCCATAAGCATCAACTTCACCCAAACCGTTATAATGTGTTGGAATTTTGGTTGGTAAATGTTTGTATGCTAAACAAGTTACAATCCAAAATACACTAATTAAAAAATAATTTACGATTTCTAATTGCTTGGTCAATTGGGTTGGTTTTACTTTTATTTTAGGATTGGTATTCATTTTAAATTATTCAATTACTAAACTTCCTTTATGATGATAAACAGAAATTGCAACAATTAAACCTAAAACAATCAAAAACAACATCACAAAATAGTTTAATACTATTTGCCATTTGCTGTAAATGTTTGTGTCGTGTTTTTTTCCAGTGAAAAATAAAGGTAAAAATCCCCAAGTTCCTATTATAGAAAGCAAGGCTGCCCAAAGATTATCATTTTTAAAAAAGTAACTTAAAATCCCTATTACAGTTATGGTAATTGCGATACCGTAAAATACTTTGTGAAATATTTTTACAATGGTTTTAAAATCTACATTTTTCTTTTTTTCATCGCTCATGGTATTGTAACCACTTAATAGGCTTTTTGCACTCTCTTCGTTTAAAATACTAGCCATAAATGCTAAAATAAACGCGCAAATTATACAAGGTACTAACATAATTAAGCACTAATTTGATGAATCACTTTTTCTAATTCTTGTGTTTTTTGTGTACCAATAACCAACTGTTTTCCGTTTTTAAGTTTTATGTGTAAACCTTTGTTGCCGCGTACATTGTAAACCGTTCCGTAGCTTGTCCACAAGCGAATCCCCCAACCGCCAACAAAACCATAATTAATAACTTTCATTGTTTCGATATCTGCCAGATCAATGGTTTTCCAAACAAAAGGAAAATATACCAAGTGAATGCTTTTTAATGTGATTGTTGTTTTTAATCGTAAAATTACTAGAAGTAAGAATACTAAAAAAAGCACAATAAAACTTGATAATCTTATATTTTGAAAAGATGATCTGTTAATATATTCTCGATACAACACAATTATTGGAGCAATTGAACTTACTGCCAACAATAACCATATCCACCATTGGTTAAAGCGTTGTTTTTCTGTGAATAATGGTTTCATAATTTATTTTCATTTAAAAAATGTACAATTACCTTGGTTAAATCTTTTTGTGTGGGTAAATCAGGGTTGTTGTACGAAGCCATATTTTCTTCATCTTTTTCAATCTTTTTAAAGATATGATTCATATTGTCAATAATAACCATTGTAGATTTTGGATTGGCACGGTGCAACAATTCAGCTTCTTTGGTTTCAACCTGTATATCTTTTGTTCCGTTAATAATTAAAATGGGTATATTTAGTTTAGCGATTTCTGTTTGTGGGTTTCTTTTGATCCAATCAATTAAAAAAGGTTGACTTTCTTCATCGTATAAAGATTGCAACATTGGGTTTACGTCTTTTACTATTTTCCCTTCTTTTAGCTGTTCTAAAATTTTAGCATTTGCGTCATTAAGCATAGGAGCCTGTTTGTTGATTTGTTCTTTTAAGATAACATCAATGGTATTACCGGTTCCTGCCAATGAAATAAAAGCAGAAACATTTTTTTGCGAGGCTGTCATTCCTACTAACGAACCTTCACTGTGCCCGGCAACTACAATGTTTTTATAACCCAAAGTGTTTTTTAGATAACTGATAACAGTTTCTGCGTCGTTAATTCCGTGTTGAAAATCCATTGTAGGTATTTCTTTATTGTTTTTAAGTAAATACACAACCCGTTTATCATAGGTAAAAACATCGTAATTGTTTTCGGCTAAATCTTCAGCCAAATATTTTAACGAATTGTTTACAGCAACCCCTATAGTATTCCCGTTGCGGTCTGTGGGACCCGAACCTGCAATCAATAAGATAACGGTTTTTTTATTTGGCGTTTCGTATAAATCGCCAATTAGCTCTTCGGACACTTTTAGTTCTTTTACCTCATAGTTTTGTGAAAACGAGGAAATACTTTTTTTAGACTCTTCCTTTGTTAAATTCAATGTGAACGAGTAGTTTCCTTGTTTAAAATTACCTTTAATGTTTTGTTCATCAACAAGTTTGCCTTCATAGGTCATCATTGTTTGATTTTGCTTTAAATAAAGCGTATTGTTTTCAAAACGGACTTCGTTTATTTCTAATCCAAAACCACCTTGAGAAGGACTGTCGGAAGTTGCTTTGAACTGACCGTTTTCTTTGGTTATATGTAATACAAAAGGTAATTTTTGGTTGGGAATTTCAATGTTTCCGTTCCAAGTTCCTTCAATTTGAGCGAAAGAAGTAAAGCTGATTAATAAACTGAAGAGTAAGATAATTTGTTTCATAATATTTATATTGAGTTGATTAAAGCTGATGTTAAAAGATCTGTAATGATAAAAAGGATGAAAAATAGTATGTAATGCCCTGTTTTCTTTGCATTTGTAGCGGTTTTAAAGCCAATGAAAAGCAAATAAATGTAGTAAACAATTAATGCAATTACGATTATTGTTGTAAATAAAAATAGAACTGATGGCTTGTATTGATATATTGCTTTATTTTCAATTGCTGTAAAAACTTTTCTACCTTCATTGACGACAAAGTTATTTGTGTTCTGAAATAAACTGATATAGAGTGGAATTAGAGCCAGTAAAACGCTATTTAGAATATCAATAATGCGTGTTTTTTTGTTTATAAATTTACCTAAACCATAAAGTACTAATGTTAGTATAAAAATGTTAATACTTTGATTTATAATAATATCACTCATTTTATAATTACTTACTGAATTAATTCCAATAATTTCAATCTTCATTTGCATAAAATTAGATATGATTATTCCTAAAATAAAACTGAAAAGTCCAATCATTGTTTGTTTTTTATCACTAATCGTCGCAAAAGGATTTTTTAAAATTTGTAAGATTTTTTTCATACGTTAAATATTTAAGTCTTTAATGTGTTGTATCATATCGTCTAACTGGTTGCGAACGGTAGGGTAACTTATACCTAATTGCGATGCCATTTCTTTTAAGCTGCCACTTGTTAAAAAAAACTGCAATATAAATTCTTGTTCTTTGGGCGACAGTTTTAAAAATACAGGTAGGGGATAATTTCCTTGAACAGTTGTTTGGCAACTTTCGCAGGTTAATTGCGATACACTTAATAAAGTTTCGCAACTGGGACATTTGGTAGGTAATTTTGTTTTCATTTTAATAAAATTAAATTTGTTTTTAATTTTGTTAAGTCAAAAATAAATAAAATTAATTTAATATGCAATAAAAAAATCCATCAGTACTATTTTGATGGATTTTAAGTTTGATTATTATTAAAAATAGTCTTTTACTTTCTGCGGATTAAATTCCAATTAATTAATAGCACAGCTCCCAAAATAATTAGAATGCCTATCCATTGCGAAAACAATACTTGTTCTTGCAAAAAGATGAACGCAAATGTTACCGAAACTGGAAGCTCAACTGCCGAAACAATACTGCCCAAACCAACGCCCGTTAACGGAAATCCTTTGTTTAACAGGATAGGAGGTAAGACCGTTCCAAAAACCGAAAGTAAAATTCCCCAGGTATATAAAATAGAAGTGTCAAATATTTTAACCGAAATAAATTCTTCGCCAATCAAATGTAAGTTTAAGTAGGTTGGCAGCAATTGCGTTAGTAAACTAAAAATCAATACAATAATTCCACCACCAAAAAGCATAAACAGACTGCGTTTAAATGGGTTTAAATGTTTTGCCACACTGTTGGTGCTGTATAACGTCATTGAAAAGGATATGGCTGCAAGAAATCCAAACAAAAATCCTTTAAAATCAAACTTAATTTCGCTACCAAAAATACTGGTTGCTAAAGCTGTACCGAATAATACAAAGACAACAGCGATTATTTTTGCGAATGATGGGATTTTTTTACTGATAAAAGCCTCAGTCAAAACTCCAATCCAAACCGATTGCATTAACAAAACTACGGCAATTGATGCATTGATGTATTTTACGCACAGGTAATACAAAACACTTGTAAATCCCATAGATGTTCCGCTTAATATCAGTTTAAAGATGTTTTTCTTTGTTGCGGTTTGTGTGTTTTTAATGAAAAAGTTTATTACAAGCAGACATATAATAGCAAAAACGTATTGCGATATGGTAACTTCGGCTGTTGTAAAACCTTGTTTGTAAGCCATTTTTACAAACGATGCCAGCATACCGTAACTGCTTGCACCAAAGGCTACAAACAATATTCCTTTTAATGTTGAGTTCAAAATGTAGGTTATTAATTAATGATTGAACAAAAAAGTCTGAAGATTTTTCCTTCAGACTCTTTTTATAATTGTTAGATTTTACATCATTTCTTCCATATCTTCAGATGATGATTCTCTTTTTTGATCTTTTTGTCGGTCTGTTTTGGTTTGATTAAAACGGTAGGTAAACGATAAATTTATGGTACGTTCTCTCCATTGCATTTCAGAATAAGTAAATGCCTGTGCCAGATCTGTTTCGCGAATCATTTTTCTTGAATTGAATAAATCCTGAACGTTTAAGGCAATTGTACCTTTATCTTTTAACACATCTTTACTTAATGCCATATTAACCGAAGCTATTCCGATATTTTTACCTTGTGCGGTTTTCTGTGCACCACGATACATAAAATTGGTCTGCCAGTTTACTTTAGCCGGTAATGTGATGTTTGAATTAAGTCTCGCGGTCCAAGTAAAGGCATCGTTGTCAAAATTCTGAGTTTGTGTAGTTCCTTCAAAATCAACATACGAATAATCTCCTCGTGTTGAAACTTGGAACAAGTTTGCATTAGCATTAATACGCCACCAACGTAACGGACTATAATTGGCATTCAGTTCTAAACCATAACGGTATTCGGTAGCTAAATTTATCGGGCTGCTGATTGAAATTGGAATTCCTTCTTCGTTTACACCATCAACTCTGCGTACAAATTGTGTAGCATCGATGGTATGGTTAAAATATAAAGAGGTATTCAATGTTAAGCGTCCCATACGTTTCATATAGCCAAAATCAAGTGCATTTGTGAATGAAGGATTTAAATCGGGGTTACCCATAAAGAAATTGATTGAACTTGAATAGTTTGAAACAGGGTTTAACATACGCCCGCGTGGTCTGCGAACGCGTCGGCTATAACTTGCTGTAACGTTTTCGCCATCTGCAAATTCGTAATTTACAAAGGCACTTGGGAAAAAGTTGTTGTACTTTTTCTTGTTGAAATCCATTGTAGTCATTTGGTTAATGTCAATTTCTGTAGCTTCCCAACGTAAACCTAACATATAGCTAAATTTATTTATTTTATCACCAAATTGTGCATAAAGGGCGTGTACTTGTTCTTTGTATTGTAAATCGTTTCTAAACAAATCGTTTGGCTCTAAATCACCGTTGCTGTTTAATGTATTTATGTTGAATTTGGTATTTAAATCGTTGAAGTTTCCTAAATAACCGGCTTCAAACTGACTGTTTTCATTAAACGGTAAAACGTAATCAACACGGGCAATGTGGCGTAATTCGTTTTCGGTTGCTTTTGTAATGTCTTGTGCTAAAACTGCATTAGCTTCATTGGTTGTTGTGATAGCCGAATCTTCTATATCTCTGTTTTTGTTGATGCTTCCCGAAACAAATAACTGATGTCCGCTTTCGTTGAACTTATAGGTAAAATCGGTACTGTACTCTACACTTTCTTTAAAATCGTCTTCTTCGGTCTGGCGAACATTTCTGTACAATAGATTTCTGCCGGCATCGTAATTGTTGTAATTCAGTGTTCGTGGATTATCTCCTGTACTTTTACGGTAGGTAAGGTTATTGGTCCAGGTTAATTTATCGGTTAAATTATAATCAAGACCAATGCTTCCGTTGATTCTTTCGCGTTCGCGGGTACTTTTAGAATATTCGTCAACAAAGCTCGATGTATTTCCGTTTTCATCAAAGTACTGCGATTCGTTTAACGAGTTTCCAAAGGTTTTGTTTTTAGAATAACCAAGGCTTGAATAGAGATTGAATTTATCCTCACGATAGTTAACCGTTGCATTTGCACCGTAACTTGTAGGATTACCCACATTAGCAGTTACACTTCCGTTAATACCCTTGTTGCTTCCTTTTTTAAGGATGATGTTAATGATTCCGGCACCACCTTCGGCTTCGTAACGTGCAGACGGATTTGTAATAACTTCTACACGGTCTAACGATTCTGATGGAATCATTTTTAAAGCATCGCCAATATTAGCAGCCATTCCCGACGGTTTTCCATCAATTAAAACCTTAACCGATTCGTTTCCACGCAAACTTACATTTCCTTCCGAATCTACTTCAACAGACGGAATATTGTCTAAAACATCGCTGGCATTTCCACCTTTAACAATGGCATTGTCGCCTACGTTGTAAATACGTTTATCTAACTTCAGTTCTACGGCAGCACGTTGGGTTTCAATAACAACGCCTTCTAAAATTTCGGCATCGCCTTCAATCAAAATAGTTCCTAAGTTGATAGATGTAGTAACATCTTTTGAGTCAATTATAAAGGTTTTGTACCCAAGATATTCCACACGGATTTGATAAGTGCCGGGGATTACCGGAATTTCAAATTTTCCTGATCCGTCAGACATATCTCCGGTAATATTATCTGGATTTGTTAGGTCTTCTATCGTGATACTTGCGTACTCTAATGGCGTGTTGGTTGTTTTTTCTACAACTGTTCCGGTTACAAAAACCTGATTTTGTTCTTGAGAATAAACCATAGAACCAGCTAAAGCAAAAACGGTATAATAAACGTAATTTATTACTTTCATAGAAGGCGTTTTTAGATTGTTTATTTTTTGATGCAAAAGTACTATGGCTTTAGGTATTTATTCTAAATTTATTGTTAAATGGCTTAAAAATGCGGTAAATTATAATATTTCGTCGATTTTCTCAATCGGTCTTGCAATTACCGCTTTATTGCCGTTTACAACAATTGGTCTTTCAATTAATTTTGGATTTGCAACCATAGCTTCAATAATTTCTTCATCGGTAAGATCTTTGCCTTTGAACTGTTCTTTCCAAATGGTTTCTTTGGTACGAACCAGTTCAATAGGTTTTATTTTTAAAAGAGCAATTATATTTTTTAGCTCGTTAAATGTTAACGGATTTTCGATATAGTTTACTATTTCAACCTCTTGATTCAAATCTTGTAATGAACATAAACCTTCGCGTGATTTACTGCAACGCGGGTTGTGGTATATTTTAATCATAATACTTTTGTGTTAGTTTTGTTACAAATTTAGTTAACTTCGTGTATAAATAAGCACCGTTTATGTATTTAGAACAATTTAAAAGAGATTCACAGAACATTTTAAAATATATACCTTATGTTTTTTGCTTTTTAGGATTTATGGCGTTAAACATTATTGTATCGAGTTTAATGAATATTGATTCCAACAAAATGATTCAAGATTCTATTGATCAATGGGGCAAAAATTTTACGTTTTTTACATTTGTAGTTCCGTTTGTATTTTTTTTAGCGATGCTTTTTTTATGGTGGAAATTTATCCACAAATATTCGGTAAAACAATTAACCACAGGCAGAAAAAAGGTAGATTGGCAACGCATTACTTTTTCATTTACCGTTTGGGCAGCAATCAATTTTATAATTTTAGCGATAAGTTATTTTTTAGAACCAAACGATTTTCAGTTTCAGTTTAATTTAAAGGCATTTTTGCCGTTGCTTTTTATTGCAATTGTTTTTATACCGATACAAACCAGTTTTGAAGAATATTTTTTTCGCGGATATTTTATGCAGTTTATGGCATTTGTATCAAAAAATAGGGGAGTGGCATTAATTGCAACATCGGTAATTTTTGGATTGATGCATTTAAGCAACCCCGAAGTTTCAAGTATGGGCTTAACTATTATGATTTTTTATATTGGCTGCGGCTTTTTGTTGGGAATAATGACGTTGATGGATGACGGATTAGAACTCGCATTAGGTTTTCACGCAGCAAATAACTTAATAGGAGCGTTAATTATTACTTCGGAATCAGCTGTTTTCCAGACTGATGCACTTTTTGTTTCAAACGCCAATTCAAATATTTATGAATTGTTGATACAGGTATTCATAATTTTTCCTATCTTGTTATTCATTTTTGCAAAGAAATATAATTGGGCAAACTGGAAGAAAAAATTGTTTAAATCTATATAGCTATGGAACAGAAAATTTGTATTCATCCCGATTTTAAACTTAATGGACACTCTTATAATAAAGAACGCATTAGCGAACTGGCAATAATGTTGATTCGAGATGGCGAAGCACACGAAAAAGATTTGGGCGATTTAATTCTGCAATGGTTTGATGATAATGATTACATCACGCTGACCACATCAGGAACCACAGGAAAACCCAAAGAAATCAAACTCAAAAAACAAGCAATGGAAGCATCTGCTTTGGCAACAGGCGAGTTTTTTAAGCTGCATCCAAAAGATAAAGCCTTACTTTGTTTACCCGCCCGTTATATAGCCGGAAAAATGATGTTTATTCGCGCCGTTTTATTGGGTTTGGAATTAGATTTTGTAAGTCCAACTAAAGAACCTTTAAAAAACACCGATAAAGTATATGATTTTGTAGCAATGGTTCCGCTACAGGTACATCATTCTATTACTCAAATCGAACAGTGTAAAACATTAATTGTAGGTGGGGCAAAACTAAATGACCAAACCAAAAAGATTTTAAGCGGAATGATGATTGATGTTTATGAAACTTACGGAATGACCGAAACCATTACACATATTGCCGCAAAAAAAATCAATGAAAAGTATTTTACTGTGTTGCCACACGCCAATATTTCACAAGACGAAAGAGGATGTTTGATTATTGAAGCCCCACTGGTATCAGACTATTTAATAGTTACAAATGATATAATTGAAATGCCTAACGATATTCAATTTGAATGGATAGGTAGGATTGATAATGTAATAAATAGTGGCGGAATTAAATTAATTCCGGAGGTGATAGAACAAAAGCTTTCAGAATATATTCCGTACCGCTTTTACGTGATTGGAAAAAAAGATGCCGAATTGGGACAAAAATTGGTTTTGGTTATTGAGCACGAACCTTACACCTTGCTTCCCGAAGTTTTTGACAGTTTAGAAAAATACGAAAAACCCAAAGAAACCGTATTTGTAAGTAAGTTTAAAGAAACTCCAACCGGCAAAGTGTTACGAAAAGAAACAATAGTAACCTGAGTTCGATTATAAAATTGAGATTCATATTTCAAAACGAGGAAGATATGAGCCTTTTTTATGAAGAAATAGCGGGCTATTTTGAGTAAAAAAGGCGAAGTAGGTTGCCATTTATTGGAAAGTTTATTAAAACATAATTTTTTATTACTTATAATTCTAATAATCAATAATATGAATCCAAGAGAAGAATTGAACTCGGGTTAGTAGTGTAAAGTAATTATTTATTGTGCTATTTTGTTTATTTAGAAGTATCTTTACTACCAAATTAAAAATGAAGTTATGAGTATAATGATAGAGGAAGATTTAAAAGTAAAAATTGAAATTAGTGAAGAGCTAAAAAAGGATTTATTACTTTTAAAAAATGAAGAAAAACAAGTAATTATTCATTGTTCTATTTACGGAATAGATTTTGGCGATGCTGCCAGAATATGGAAAAGCACGTATTTAATAGACAAAAAAACAGGCGAAAAATATAAAATGCTTTTCGCAGAAGGAATTAGTTTTGCTCCCCCTGGACGTTGATACCGTTTAATAAACCATTAGAATTTACGTTGATTTTTAAAGGATTATCGAAAAGCTGTGAGTCGTTTGATCTGGTAGAAATTATTCCGGAAGAAGGTGGTTTTGAAGTACTAAATATTAACAGAAATTCAAGCGATGTGTATTATGTAACCATATAAAAAATCAGGTAGTTAATTTAAGCTACCTGATTTTTTTATATATTAATCAACATTGTTACCTTGCTGTTCATCTTCAATAAATAATTTTACTTTACTAACAATACTGCGTAAAATTTCTTCTTTTTTATTTGCCGTACCAATTTCTTGTATTGACATTTTATTGGGTAACGTAGCAATGTCGTCTGTTAGTTGTTTAGCCATAATATTTACCCTAATGCCAATGGTTGCATCGTCGGGAATATTTTTAAAAACATCTGTTAAATGCGTACGCCAGTCAAAATCTTTTAAATCTTGAAAGCGATCTGCATTTACTGTCATAAAAACCGTTTTTACTTTATCTACAATTTCAATATCGGTTTCAACTTCTTGTGCGTTTGCGTAGTGAGTTCCTAAAAGGAATAGCACAAATAAAACTATCTTTTTCATAATTTAATTCTTTTAATCTAAAGATACAAAAAAAAGAGTTTAATTTAGTTTTTAACAAAAATATTATTTAATTTTTTTTATTTCTCCCTTTTGTTTGTTAGTATCGCCAACAATATTGTATTCAAATATATAACGATCTGCTTTTGTGGTTAAAATTTTCATTTGTACCGCCTTTTTTTCTGCCATATTTTTTGGGTGAAGCTTTTGCAAAATGTATTCACAATCGTTTACCCAACGAATACTTGCTGTATCTGTTTTGCCGTTGTATGTTTCAATTTCATATGTTTCGGTTCGTATAAAAGTTGATATGTGTTTTTTTCCATTGACTTCCTGTTCAAACTGAAAAGTACCTGTTTTAAAGTCGGTACAATTTCGTTCTTGATTATAACATCCTACTAAAATCAAAGGAACTGCTGCTAAAAATAATTTCTTTTTCATAAATTAATCGTTAAAAAGACCACTTACTAAAGTTCGTAATCCCATAAAAAAAAGATACATTGAAAATAAACACAATAAGCACCCAAAAATTAAAACGGGATAA is from Flavobacterium dauae and encodes:
- a CDS encoding CPBP family intramembrane glutamic endopeptidase; its protein translation is MYLEQFKRDSQNILKYIPYVFCFLGFMALNIIVSSLMNIDSNKMIQDSIDQWGKNFTFFTFVVPFVFFLAMLFLWWKFIHKYSVKQLTTGRKKVDWQRITFSFTVWAAINFIILAISYFLEPNDFQFQFNLKAFLPLLFIAIVFIPIQTSFEEYFFRGYFMQFMAFVSKNRGVALIATSVIFGLMHLSNPEVSSMGLTIMIFYIGCGFLLGIMTLMDDGLELALGFHAANNLIGALIITSESAVFQTDALFVSNANSNIYELLIQVFIIFPILLFIFAKKYNWANWKKKLFKSI
- a CDS encoding DNA topoisomerase IV; the encoded protein is MKKKLFLAAVPLILVGCYNQERNCTDFKTGTFQFEQEVNGKKHISTFIRTETYEIETYNGKTDTASIRWVNDCEYILQKLHPKNMAEKKAVQMKILTTKADRYIFEYNIVGDTNKQKGEIKKIK
- a CDS encoding AMP-binding protein, whose product is MEQKICIHPDFKLNGHSYNKERISELAIMLIRDGEAHEKDLGDLILQWFDDNDYITLTTSGTTGKPKEIKLKKQAMEASALATGEFFKLHPKDKALLCLPARYIAGKMMFIRAVLLGLELDFVSPTKEPLKNTDKVYDFVAMVPLQVHHSITQIEQCKTLIVGGAKLNDQTKKILSGMMIDVYETYGMTETITHIAAKKINEKYFTVLPHANISQDERGCLIIEAPLVSDYLIVTNDIIEMPNDIQFEWIGRIDNVINSGGIKLIPEVIEQKLSEYIPYRFYVIGKKDAELGQKLVLVIEHEPYTLLPEVFDSLEKYEKPKETVFVSKFKETPTGKVLRKETIVT